Within the Borrelia parkeri genome, the region TAGATGAAAAGCTTAAGTTTTATAATTCTAATGATTTTTTGGATTTAAAAAATTTTGTTCAAAGGCAAAGAGAACTATTAAATGATAAAAATCGGTTTTCGTTAGAGCTTTTAAGTATTCAAAGGGACTTAGAAGAATTGAAATATTTAGATTTAGATAATTTTAATTTTGATTATGTAAAAGAATTATATTATGAGAATGTTATTTTATGTGAGATGAATTTTGATGAGGAAGCTTATGATAGATTGCTTGTAAAAGAGAAGCAATTGGAAACTCAAAGAAAAAAATTATTAGTAGAACAGAAGAGAAAAAACGTCGAAATCAAAAGTATTAATTCAGAAAAAATATCATTTGATTTTGATAAATATGTTTATTATGAGGCATTAAAGTTATTGAAGGGGTTTTATGAAGAATTAATATTGAGATATAAAAATGGATTAGACTTGTTATTAAAGTCAAATGATAGTGATTTATCACAAGCTATTGAGATAAATATTAAAATTGATTTATATAGAAATTTTTTAGAACATCTTAATAACAATAGACAGTCTGTTGAGAAAGATATAGAGGATCTTAAACATCATGAGGATGCATATAAAGTATATCAAGGAAAAGAAAAATTAAAAATCAGTAGTTTAAATGAGCTCTTAAAATTGAATTCAAAGCTTCAAGTTTTGCAATCTGAGTTAGATATTCTTAAAGTTGCTATCTTGCATAATAAAGAAAGTAAAATTAAATGGGAGGGTTGTGTCTTAAATTTTAAGAAAAATAATGCAGAAATTTTAAAAAGAATTGGTCAAAATTTATTTCAAAAATATATAGATTATTCTAATAAGGATAAGATTTTGATTTTTGAAGGTAAACTTAAGGAAATGGCAGCTTTAAAATTAATGTTCAATGATTTAAATTCCAGAATTTCTTTAAAGGAAGTAGAAATTAAAGAAAATTTAGGTAAGATAAGAATTTTATTATCTAATATTAATTTAAAGATAAGTCTAAGTGAGCCCGCTTTAATTGAGAGAGAGTTTGAAAAATTTTTAAGGTCTAAAAGAGACATAGAAAATGATCATATTAAATTGAATTTATGTCTTGATAATATAAGTAATGAAAAACTTAAACTTGAGAGTCAAATTGAGATTATGAAACAAACCATATTAGGTTTTAAAATGGAGCTTAAAGATGAACTTGCTAAGTTTACTTCTAGTTTTGTTGATTTTAAAAGATCAATTAAAGGTTTTTTTTGTGATAAGGATCCTATTTTTTCACTTGATTCTTTAAAACCTAGTAAGAATAGTTTAGAGCATTTTATGAAGTTGAAATCTAATTTTATGTCTCAGATTGAGTTTCTCTCTAAAGATATTAGTAAGTATGAGGCAAATTTTTCAAGTTTGCAGATTCTTAAAGCAGAACTTAATACACATGAGATTAATTTAGAAAATATTAAGAGTGAATTAAGTAGTGTAAATGAGCGTAATGATAAATTAGAAATTTTAAAGAAAGTTGTTACTACTTCTCCTAGTTTAAAGTATTATGTTCAGAGTTTTTTGATTGATGAGATTTTAAGTATATCAAATAAAAAGTATTTAAATATTATTCTGCCTGATTTTGAGCTTGAAATTAATACAAATAGTAAAGATTTTAATTTTCTAGTTAAGAGCAAAAAAGATGGAAATATGACCCGTAGTGTTAAAACTTTATCTGGTGGTGAGAAATTTCTTGTATCTTTATCGCTTTCTCTAGCTCTCTCAGACATGATAAGAGATAGTGATCTTAAAATAGAAGCATTTTTTCTTGATGAGGGATTTGGGAGTCTTGATGAGGATACTTTAAAAATGGTTATTCCAAAGATTTCTGATTTGCAGCGTGTTGATGGTCGTCAAATTGGTATAATATCTCATGTTTCTTATTTGAAGGAAGAGATTAATACCCAGATAGTTATAAGTAAAATTTCAACAGTTTCTAAGATTACTATAGAGAGTTTTTAATGTTTTATTGTATAATTACCTGAATATTTTAAAATATGGAGATTTGTATGGAACGTTATGTTTCAATTGATGTTGGAGGTACTACTACTAAATATTCTCTTGTAGATAGTGGTGGTAATTTCCTTGATAAACATGAAGTTAAATCAGGTACTACTGCTGATGAGCAAGTTGGTATTTTAGTCGATGTAATTAATTCTTATAAAAGAGAAGAAAATATTCAAGGTGTTGCAATTTGCATGCCTGGGTTTGTTGATCCTAAGGGCATTGTAATTAGAGTGAATGCTATTAAAGGATTTACTAATTATCCTTTAAAAGAAAGACTTGAAGCTTTAACAGGGGTGAATGTTGAGATTGAAAATGATGCTAATTGTGTGGCTTTAGCAGAAAAATTTAAAGGGAATGCTATTCATTCTGATGATTTTGTTGCGTTGACTCTTGGAACAGGCATTGGTGCTGGAATATTTATGAATGGAAAACTTTTGAGGGGATATTCTTTTATGTCTGGTGAAATTGGTTTTATGATAACCAGAGGACTTGGAAATAATATTCCTTTTAATTGTAGATGGGAATCTATGGCTTCTGTTGCGGCTTTAAGGAGGAGGGTTGCTGAGCGATTGGAAATGAAATTTGAAGAAGTTTCTGGAGAATATGTTTTTGAGCTTGCTGATAGTGGCAATATACATGCTAGGAATGAAATCGAGCATTTTTTTGAAACTTTATCATTTGGAATTTTTAATTTAACTTTTATTTTAAATCCTGAAAAAATCTTAGTTGGAGGCGGAATAAGTTCACGACCGGATTTAATAAGTAAAATATATGATAAATTAGAAAATTTATGGTCTTTAGAATTGGCTCATATTTATAATAATGATATCAAGAAACTTGTTAGAGTGGAAACAACTAAATTTAATAATGATTCTGGTAAAATTGGAGCATTATATCATTATTTTGTTGAAAATAAATTGTTATGTAATTTAAGTGTTTAGATGATAAGAGAAGCATGTGTTTTTAATATATTAGAGGCTTTAAATGCTGTTAGGCTTGGTGCTGATAGAATTGAGCTTTGTGAAAATACGACTTGTGGAGGAACTACGCCTTCTTATGGCACCATAAAAGTTTTAAAGGAAATGTTGGACGTTCCTATTGTTGTAATGATTAGACCAAGATGTGGGAGCTTTGTGTATTCTAATTTAGAATT harbors:
- a CDS encoding ROK family protein, with protein sequence MERYVSIDVGGTTTKYSLVDSGGNFLDKHEVKSGTTADEQVGILVDVINSYKREENIQGVAICMPGFVDPKGIVIRVNAIKGFTNYPLKERLEALTGVNVEIENDANCVALAEKFKGNAIHSDDFVALTLGTGIGAGIFMNGKLLRGYSFMSGEIGFMITRGLGNNIPFNCRWESMASVAALRRRVAERLEMKFEEVSGEYVFELADSGNIHARNEIEHFFETLSFGIFNLTFILNPEKILVGGGISSRPDLISKIYDKLENLWSLELAHIYNNDIKKLVRVETTKFNNDSGKIGALYHYFVENKLLCNLSV
- a CDS encoding AAA family ATPase, with product MRINNLVFKNIASYKGEYEINFDVPVLQKSGIFLISGNTGTGKSTILDCITLALYARVYRLDKNISDSISKGFDSAYVKLTFTVSGKVYESFIELNTRQKETPKNMVLTCFSDGSLIENKDDVLSYIKSLCRLDFEQFCQTVILPQGNFQEFLTSNPKNKTAIIDNIFNLKKYDDIEIFLKKELELTKFKKERLVFLDTEERNRLSINKKKINELNESLNLINVEILRENLDNVYKLIVICEKLIKFNQNYLDIRHRIDNLELELSSKVVFIKKLNHEYFLQKKVKSELDEKLKFYNSNDFLDLKNFVQRQRELLNDKNRFSLELLSIQRDLEELKYLDLDNFNFDYVKELYYENVILCEMNFDEEAYDRLLVKEKQLETQRKKLLVEQKRKNVEIKSINSEKISFDFDKYVYYEALKLLKGFYEELILRYKNGLDLLLKSNDSDLSQAIEINIKIDLYRNFLEHLNNNRQSVEKDIEDLKHHEDAYKVYQGKEKLKISSLNELLKLNSKLQVLQSELDILKVAILHNKESKIKWEGCVLNFKKNNAEILKRIGQNLFQKYIDYSNKDKILIFEGKLKEMAALKLMFNDLNSRISLKEVEIKENLGKIRILLSNINLKISLSEPALIEREFEKFLRSKRDIENDHIKLNLCLDNISNEKLKLESQIEIMKQTILGFKMELKDELAKFTSSFVDFKRSIKGFFCDKDPIFSLDSLKPSKNSLEHFMKLKSNFMSQIEFLSKDISKYEANFSSLQILKAELNTHEINLENIKSELSSVNERNDKLEILKKVVTTSPSLKYYVQSFLIDEILSISNKKYLNIILPDFELEINTNSKDFNFLVKSKKDGNMTRSVKTLSGGEKFLVSLSLSLALSDMIRDSDLKIEAFFLDEGFGSLDEDTLKMVIPKISDLQRVDGRQIGIISHVSYLKEEINTQIVISKISTVSKITIESF